The genome window CAATTGGCCTTTAATGCTTTGTTGTGCGATATTGATATTTTGGCGTAGTAATCCTATCATGGAAAGTAAGACTTGAAAATCGATAGAAAGTTACAAGTTCTTCAGGTAAATTATCTTTTTATTAAAATTACTTTAGGAACAGACGTCGCATAACTGTTTATATTTGCATCCTTAATAAAAATTATGGCACAGAAACCATCCATTCCTAAAGGTACCAGAGATTTTAGTCCGCTAGAAGTACAGCGCAGGCAGTATATCATGAACAAGATCCAGCGTCATTTTGAGCTGTACGGCTTTATGCCTATTGAAACTCCTAGTTTTGAGAATTCTGATACATTGATGGGTAAATACGGTGAAGAAGGTGACCGATTGATATTTAAAATTTTGAATAGTGGGGAATACCTTAAAAAGGCCGATCCAGAACTTTTGGAAACAGGTAAAGAAAATCAACTGACCGCCCAGATTTCTGATAAGGCATTGCGTTACGATCTTACCGTACCTTTTGCACGTTATGTGGTTCAAAATCAAAACGATATTACCTTTCCTTTTAAGAGGTATCAAATGCAAAATGTATGGCGAGCAGATCGCCCACAGAAAGGACGTTTTAGAGAATTTACCCAATGTGATGCAGACGTAGTAGGAAGCAACTCGCTTTTTCAAGAAGTAGAACTCGTACAATTATACGATACTGTTTTTACAGACTTAAAACTGAAGGCTTGCACTATAAAAATCAATAACCGTAAAGTTCTTGCAGGTATTGCTGAGGTAATGGGAGCAGAGGATAAGCTTATAGATTTTACGGTTGCATTAGATAAGCTGGATAAAATCGGAAAGGAAAAGGTACAGGAAGAAATGCTATCCAAAGGAATCAATCAACAAGCCATTGATATTCTGGATCCTGTTTTCTCCCTTTCTGGATCTTATGCAGAAAAGATTGCGAGCATGAAAGAATTGCTCAAAAATTCTGAAATAGGATTAAAAGGAATTGAAGAGCTCGAATTTATCAATACTTCCATTACCCAAATGCCTTTAAAAAGCGCTGTTCTGGATCTTGATATAACGCTTGCTCGGGGTTTGAATTATTACACAGGATGTATTTTTGAGGTCGCTGCTCCAGAAGGAGTTGCTATGGGAAGTGTAGGTGGTGGTGGCCGTTATGATGATTTAACTGGAATCTTTGGATTAAAAGACGTGAGTGGTGTCGGAATCAGTTTTGGACTGGACCGCATTTACTTAGTTTTGGAACAATTAGACCTTTTCCCAGACTCGGTAAGAGCAGGAGTAGAGGTATTGTTTATTAATTTTGGGATGAAAGAAGCGCAGTATTGTTCTTTGTGGTTGTCTCGCTTTCGCGAAAGCGGAATCAAAACAGAACTCTATCCCGATGCTGCAAAAATGAAGAAGCAAATGAGTTATGCAGATCGCAATGCTATTCCTTACGTGATTCTTGCCGGTGAAGATGAAATTACGACAGGAAAACTGAACCTAAAGAATATGGCCAGTGGCGAGCAATCGTTGCTGACCCCCGAAGAGATTATTTCAAAACTGTCTTAGATGCTCCTGAGTATCGATCAGGTATCCTTTTATAAATACCCTACGGGACGCTAATGCTGTTGAAGCAACAATCATATCAATTTGATATGGGCACTTTCAAACCTAAGCATTTGTATAATTAGTATACAACTGCAAGCTCGTTAATCTAATTTATTAGACCTCTATAAATAACAAAAGCCTTTGAAATTATTCAAAGGCTTTTGTAGTTAGGGATTGGAGTGTTTTACTTAATAATCACTTTTCGGGACTGCATACCGTAATTAGTGTCCATAACCATAATGTAGTTACCGCTGGCTATATTTTGAGTACTCACCGAGATGATTCCGCCTTGATCTCTAACATCCCAAGTTTGAACCTGCTGTCCTAACATGTTAGTAAGCCCGATGGATTCCATAGTGATGTTCTGTCCTTTCTTTATGTTTAAAGTATGCATACCGTTAGGAGTGTAGACCACTAAATCGCTTTCTACTAGTGTCACATCTTCATTACTCAAAGTAGAAGGGTCATTGAACACAATAGAATAACGTGTTGAGTTGGTTCCAGCAACTAATCTAGGGCTTGTGTAGTGACCACTCATCAAATCTGTATAAGTTCCTAAGACAGCATCTTTAAGGAAGATTTGCTGCGTTGGTTCTATATTTTTAATCTCATCTAATTTGATGGTCATGTTACCTTCTGCTTGTAATTTTACCATTAACGGCAATTCAATGTTTGAGTTCATAGCATCTATTCCTTGAATGGTTAGATTTTTATTTCCTAAAATGAATGCCATATCTTCCATTTGTTCGTCGATTTGAACACCGTCAAAAGCATGGTCATAGTTCCTACTTGCATTGGGGTCAATAGTCAATAATAGTTGTCTGTGTATGGTACTAGGACTATCAAATCCCAATCTGATTTTAGGTCTTGGATCATTAAAGCTGTTATAGTCTGCATACGCATTGCTTCCAGCATCAGTTCCTGGAGCAGACACAAAAAGGCTGTTTCCAGAAGATTCTGTTACAAACTGTCGTTGATCGTTTCTAAATCTGATCGTACCATTTGTAATTCCAGTAACAAAGAATCCTTGTGCAACCGGCACAAAACGTTCTGGACGTTTGGTAGCAATTCCTCCTTGGTTAACGTCTGGACTAGAAGTTCCTAAAGTTGCATTAGCCACACCACCAGAGAAGTTGTACATCGCATAGCCACCTTGATAGCTAGCAAGGATATGAGTATTACCACCCCAATGTTCCCAAAAATATAAGGTACCGTCTAGGTTAGGGTTATCTGTAATAAATTCATGAGCATCTAAAGCGCTTGGGTATGGATTACCAATTAAGTAATCGTTTCCTGCATTGATAGGGAGATCAATAGCTCCATTGTTAGGTTTCCCTACAAAAACATAGTTTTGTTCTCCAGTTGCACCAGTTCCTTTCATTGTAAATCCTTCACCAGCATTCATAACTCCTGTGGGACCTGTATACTGCCAGTTAGCATATGTGCCACTAGTTAAGTTTCCATATTTGTACAACCATCTTCCAGATATAGTAGCCGCGGTAGCAGCATCTCCTGCTGTACCATTTCTCACACTTGTAGGCGTCCAGTTTAAATCTCTAGGATTATTTACTAGAGTTCCATCTTTGAGAGCGTCAGCTAGGGAAAAACCGTTATTATCATTGTTATTATTAGTAATACTTACCGGAGAAGACCAATAATTATAGTCATATGTGATACCTGTTCCTTGTTGATCTCTTTCTATAAATCCAGTTGTGGTACTTAACAAATCACTGTCTGTAGTTTGAATTAATTGAGATTCTCCCTTAAGATCAATGGAACCTTGAAGATCCAGAACATGAGTAATGGTAAGTCCGTGATCGTTATCTACATTCATTTCGTTACTTTCTACAAATAAGCCTAGTAAGGTTATATCTGAATTTGCAATAGTAACTTCATTGTTAGTTTTTACGATGTTCCAGTCTATATTTTCAACAACTCCATTAATGACACGAGTACTTCCTGGCGTGTATAGCACAGAACCATTTTCCCAACTAGAAGAATTTTCCCAGTCGCCGGTACCTAAGGATTTATATGGTAACGGAGCGGTTTGAGTTCTTAATTCAAAGTAGTTCTCATTTGCCATTCTACCATAGCCTTCATTAACAGATTCGTCATTTAAAGAAGTTCCAATAAAACTGTTCATACTGTAATAAGCAGATAAGGTCGTCCAGTTCAATCCAGCTAGTTCATTTTTAGTAATCGTACTTGGAATGGTTTTACCAGAGACAAGGTTGGCGTTTTCCATCAGCTCTTGGTTCATGATGAATCTGATTTGATTTTCAGTTAAAGCCATATCCCACATTCTGATTTCATCAATTTCTCCATGGAAAAGGTCGTAAGCCATTTCATCTTCGTCTATTCTAGCACCTATTCCTAATAAGTTTCCATCAGGAAGAGGAGCAGAGAGCGTAGCTTCAATGTCCAGAACACCATCAATATAGATTTTTGCAGTACTGCCGTCATAAGAGAAACCTATATGTCTCCATACGCCATCACTTAAAGCTGTATTAGAAACCATTTCTTCTAAAGAGCTACCATTCCATCTTAGTGTTATCCGATTGTCATTTCTAAGAGACAGCTGGTATCCATTACCATTTGCTCTTTTTGCAACGATGGTTCTTTCTGTATTGGCACTGTTTGCACCTTCACTTAAAATCCACGCACTTGCAGAAAAAGTACTTCCCAAGCCTTGAGGATTATCTACGATGATGTGATCATCTACACCGTCAAAAGCGACACTTCTATCATCAAACATCACATCAGAGACAGCAAGAGTGAAATACTTAATTCCATCAAAGTTGTAAGAAGCTCTTTCATATATTCCATCGTTAACGAAGAATCTTGTTTCCAGTCCGGTAGTAAAGTTCTCATCATCTGCTATCATAAGAACATATTTTCTATTTACTGTTAAGGCTGGTAGACCAGCAAAATCAGTGGTAGCTACTCTAAGCTCGGTAGTTGCTATGTCAGTAGGGGTTTGCTCTTCCATCTTCCATACACGGTTCATTCTTGTGATGTTTGTCAATACGGCATTTGAAATACCAACATCGTGATTTATAATTGTGCTGCTGGCATTGAGGTCTTGTCCATTATGACCCCAGAATAAAAAGTCTTTATCATTATCAAAGCTCTGCGCGTTTTGCGTTCCTAAGTCTTCCACGCGATCTAAACCTACAGCTACTATACTCGTTGAGTTTTCACTTTTAGATTGTTTTTGAACTAATTCTGATTTATCATCACGTCCTATTGCTGCAACGTCAAAGTTGAAGTTTGTGTTAGCGGAATAGTTCCACACTGTATTGTCGTCAGAATCAAGGTAATCCCAATCAGCCCTATGATCATCTAAAGTACTTGTAGGATTGTGTAATGACACTCCGTTTTTGATAGCCAGATAAGAATATATTCTTTGTTGTACTAAATTAGATTTTCTATCTCTATAACTAAAAACTTCGGTTATTTCTCCGTTCAAGTGAGTTTCAAATGGTAACCCGTTCAATTGGTAACGTCCGGCACCTATATAAAAAGGTTTGTTGGTAAAGCCATAAAAGTTTAAGGTTTCTCTAGAGATTTGGGTCATACCCGTTTGGTTATCAATTTTACGTCCGTTTAAATAGATTTCTGTTTGATTGTTTGCTGGGTTATTTTTCACATTGAGGATGTGTACATCATCAAATGTTCTAGTAGCGTTAGAGAATGATCTTCCATAACTACCATCTGCTGGGTTTGTTTCAGAAACAGTACCAACACTATGCGAAATAACTTCGTCATCAAATCTTACTGATACGGGGCCCCAACCTAATCCAGAAGGGTCTTTTGCTGGGTTGACAGGAGCGCATTTTGCAGCTAGAAGCATGGTTTCACCTGCTAGTTGTCCCGTCATATCTATCGTACTACGTACAACAATCCAGTAATCGTTAGAGTTATAACCTCCTTTACCTCTTAAGTGTTGTTGTTGAGATCTATCAAAAGCAACAGTTGCGTTAAAGTTGATATTGTTAGTCGTATTATTAGCATATACAGGAGCATTTGCAGGTATTTCAAAAGCATCGTTATCTAGTGCTTGATCTTCCCACAATGGCAATAATGTTCCATCAGTGGATGGAATATCTTGAGATCTCAACCAAAGTGTCAAATTATCATTTACATCAGCTGGTCCATCAGGAGCATTATCAGGGATTATTTTTCTACCAGTGATAATAATGTTGTCAAATAAAGCACCATCATCTGTAGGAGTTGACCCATTGCTGGCAAAAGCAATTCGCAATCTTAGGTTGGCATTGTTTTCAGTAGAGTTAGGTAAGACATGTGTAGCTTCTTCAAACCTACTTAGGGATGCAGTTAAATTGGAGTTGTCTCCGGTCCATGCATCGGCATTGTTAGCAAATCCATCTACGTCTGTAGAATTATACCAATTTACACCAGAAGTATCAGAACCTAAGGTGATCCAAGTACTACCGCCGTCATCACTGTATTGAACTCTCATACCATCTTTATTATCATTGGTATTGGTTCTAAAATCTATATAAAACTTAAGGTCGGTATATCCTAAGGTAGAAATGATAGGACTGGTCACCGTTGCAGATGCATTGGCTGGATAATTGTTCCAGTTATTAGTATACCAATAGTCTCCTTCTCCTTTTTCGTTAGTTACAGTTCCCAAACTAAATTGAAAACCGCCTGTTGTGGAAGGACTCCATCCAGAAGCGCCACCATCAAAATTTTCAAAGTATAAGGTAGATATTGATCCAGCCGAAACCGCCGTAATATCAAAATTATAGTTCGTCTCATCTGCATCATTTGAAGTAAAACTAATCACAGCATTACTGGTCCCAGTAGTAGCACGTGAAAATTCTACGGTAAAGGTATCTGAACTTCCAGGAGCAATAGTTGCGGCAGGTTGATCGGTAATGCTAAAGTCTCCAGCGTTTGTTCCAGTTATATTAATAGGAGTACCTGTAAGATCTAAATTTGCAGTTCCCGTATTCTCTATAGTGTAGGTGACTGCAATACTTGTAGTTCCGTCGGCTGTACCAAGATTAGTAGCATCAGCACTACTAGGAGTGGTGTCGTTATCAGAAATAATAACTCCATTTCCTAAAACAGCCACTTCTGGCGCAGCAGCACCACAGCCACCGCCATATACATTAAAGTTAAAATAGTCGCCACTTTGACCACTGTTTAAACCAGTACTAAGGACTACGTTTCCTCCTGAAGTTATAGTAGCGGTACCACCGCTATCCCAGCCATCGTTTGGGCTATCATATAATCTAGCTCTATAGTTGTTACCGTCTGGTAAACAACCTAAATCAATAGTAGCGTAATAGGCAACCGCAGATCCAGTATAACACTGAGCAGGATTACAATATCGAGCTATCTCAGTTCCAGAGGGGTTATAGATTAAAATATAGTTTTCACCAGAATAAGACGGCCAACTTATATCTAAATTAACTTGACTAGTTTGTGCGATGCTCGAAAAGGAATATAATGCAACAAATGTGAACATTATCATTTTCCAATGGTGGGAAAGAGTAGTTTTTTTCATGAGCCTTTTTATTATTTGTTCAGGTACACGAATATAAAGGTCGTTCATCGTCAAAAAAGGTATTTTAACAATATAATCGCCGAACAACGTTGTTATTATGCATTTCATGGAATATTTACCGTTTTAGGAGAATATTTTAAAAATATATATATGTTTTTAAACGATTATTTTATACGTATTAGCATCATTTTTAACATATGTTAATTAATAAAATCAGTTGTCAGTGTTCAAGAATACCCTTATATTTCCTATGCTAGCAATTGAAGCATGAAAAAAGAGAAAGTAACCCTAAAACAACTGGCAGATTTGTTGAATTATTCGATTTCGACTATTTCAAAAGCCTTAAATAACAGTGAAGAAATTAACAGCGATACAAAGCTTAAGATAATCGAGGCTGCAAGGGAGTTAGGCTATAAGTTTTCACAAACGTCCTTAAAGACAAATAAAACTATAGTTGTGATAATTCCAGACATTAGGAATGACTTTTTTGCACAGGTTTTAAATGGTTTGGAAGTAGCAGCTACAGAAAATAATTTTAAAATCATTACGGGCTTTTCAAATGAATCCTATGATAAAGAAGTTGCCTATTTATCTGCTTTAAATAAAGAATCTATTGATGGTTTTATAATAGCTGCCGCAAGGGAAACCCAACAAGTTGAAAAATATAAGCATTTTGAAGAACTTATAGATTTGGGTATTCCTTTAGTCATGTTTGATCGTGTCATAGACGAATTGGAATGTGATAAGATAGTTAATGATGATTATCAATCTGGTCAAAGAGCTTTTGATTTCTTATTAGAAAGTGGTGATAGAACTATTTGTATGGCCAGTACTATAAGTTTATTAAGTGTCGGCAAATTAAGAGAAAAAGGTATTAGAGCCAGTGTAGAAATGAATGAAGATGTAAGCTTCCTAGTTATTACAGCATCTGACGAAGAGGAATATTCTAGAAAAATAGAAAAGGCTTTAAAATTTGATGGTATTCAGTCTATTATAGCATTAGATCAAATAGCAGGAGTCTTGGCATTAAATAAAGCACACGAATTGCATATCAAAATACCTGAAGAATTACAGCTTATATGTTATTCTGACGGACTTTTATCTAATTATTCCTTTCCAAAAATGTCTGTTATTGATCAACAGGCTCTAGAAATAGGGAAGAAGGCGTTCATCAGGATGTTGAACCTCATTAATAACACAGATAAAATAAAGGTAACACGTGTACATACCTTGAAATCGTCACTAATTAAAAGAGGAACTACTAGATAATAAAAAAGCTCTTACTGTAAAGTAAGAGCTTTGTAGCGTGGGGCGGGCACGATCCGCCGACCTCAGCATTATGAGTGCTGCGCTCTAACCAACTGAGCTACCACGCCATTTAGGTAATATTCTTTGTTGTTTAGCGGCTGCAAATATACATCTATTTATTTTTTTATTCCAAACCTTACTCATTATTAATTTTGATTAATTTTCTTTTTTCAGGAATGAAATTAAACCTTATATTGCCGTCAAAGTTTATTAAATGCAAGACCCAATCAAATTTGACCTTGAATTTCCAATTCAAGCATCACCGACTTTGTTATATCAACATATTGCAACGCCATCTGGAATGTCAGAATGGTTTGCTGACAATGTAAATAGTCGTGGCGAGTATTTCCGATTTATTTGGGATGGACAGGAAGAGAAAGCAAAAATCCTTAAACGCGTCTCTGGAGAAAGAGCCCGTTTTCAATGGGATTATGATGAGGACACTAAAAAATATTTTGAAATTAGAATTCAGGTAGATGAAATTACTAAAGATGTCTCTTTAATGATTTCAGATTTTGGTGATGATGAAGATGAGGTAGAAGAACAAAAAATGTTTTGGGAAAACCAAATAGGAGCACTAAAAAAAGTCCTAGGTTCTAGATAAAACCCTAATTAATATTTAATTTTGAGCCCTGAAATTACAGGGCTTTTTTTATGGTGATAATTAATAGAGAATTTTTAGAAGAACAGAATGCTGTTATCCCTTACGATAACAGGGGAACCTTTTATGGTGATGGAGTTTTTGAAACTTTGAGGTGTTATAAAGGTAAAGCATTACTCTTTGAAGAACATTATTTTAGGTTGATGTCAAGTATGCGTATATTACGCATGGATATCCCTCAATTTTTCACTCCAGAATTCCTTGAGGATAGCATTCATCAGTTACTTAACAAGGAAGGTTTAGATAAAAATCATGCCAGGATAAGGATTAGTGTTTGGAGAAAATCAGGAGGTTTATATACGCCAAATGATTTATCAGTGAACTACTCGATTTCTTGTTCTAGTCTGGAGGGTGCTTTTGAAAATGTGTCCAAGAAAGAAGTTGATCTGTTCAAAGATCATTTTGTTTATGCTTCTTTATTAAGCACTTTAAAGACCACTAATAAAGCGGTAAACATTCTTGCAGGTATTTATGCTAGCGAAAATGATTATGATGATTTATTATTGCTCAATCAAGATAAGATGGTTGTCGAGGCTATTTCAGGAAACGTGTTTTTACGTAAAGGCGATGAGATCAAAACGCCACCTATTGATGACGGCTGTTTGAATGGTGTTATGAGAACTCATATTATCAAGCAATTTAAAAAGATGCTCAACTATAATTTTGTAGAGGAAACCATCACACCTTTTGAATTGCAAAGAGCAGATGAAATCTTTGTTACTAATATGATAAGAGGTGTTCAAAGTGTTACTAAATACCGTAAAAAGAGTTACTCTGATGAGACTGCAAATGAGTTGATAGAATTGCTTAATGACACCTTTTTTGATTAGTTATAAGAAGGGTTCTCTGGAGCATTAGACCATAACTCGTAGTCACCACCTAAATATTTCATTTTCTTTTTCCAAATATCATGCATATTATTTGATAGAAGGTTTTTACTATCCGTGTTTTCCACGACTACCCAAGAATTAGATTCTAACTCATTCTCTAGTTGATGGCGTTCCCATCCAGAGTACCCTAAAAAGAATTTGATTTCTTCTCCGGTAATTTTTCCTTTACGAAGTAAATCACTTACTGCATGAAAGTCTCCACCCCAATAAATACCATCTTCAATTAAGTGGGAGTCTGGAATAAGATCTGGTATATTGTGAAGAAAATAAAGGTTATCTGTTTCTACTGGACCGCCTTGGTACACCTCTAATTGTAAAGTGATTTCAGGTATCAATTGATCTAATGTACAGTCTAGGGGTTTGTTGAGAATGAAACCTACAGCACCTTCTTTATTAAATTCAGTAAGTAAAACCACAGAGCGTGAGAAGGAATCGTCTCCTATTATGGAAGGTTCGGAAACTAAAAGACTTCCTTTTTCTGGCGCTACATTTTTCATAAACTGTTCTTATCACCTTAAACTTAGTAAAAATTAATGAATATCACACTAGTTTTAAGAGAATAGCAAAAGGATCAGATAAAATACTTAGATAAAAGCAATAAAAAAAGTCCCAATCTTAAACGAGTTAAGTTAGGACTTCTAATGGTTTAAACTAATCTAAATTAGTTTACAGCTTTTTGTAAATCGCTACCTGCTTTGAATTTTACAACTTTTTTTGCAGCAATTTTGATAGTCTTACCAGTTTGTGGGTTTCTACCTTCACGAGCAGCTCTTTTAGAAACTGAGAAAGATCCGAATCCTACTAAGGATACTCTATCTCCTTTTTTAAGAGAACCTTCTACATTTCCTAAGAAAGATTCTAATGCTTTTTTAGCTGCTGCTTTTGAAATTCCAGCATGCTCTGCCATTCCTTCGATTAAATCTGTTTTGTTCATAATTGAATTTAAATTAATGTTGGTTAAACTAAAACGTTGAACAAATTTATACGGAATATGCGACCACACAAGGATTACAGTGTAAATCTCAACAATTTGTTCATAAAACCGATAAATTGTTAATAACTATAAGCCTTTCAAGGAGATTTCTCCTTAAGCCTCGTCAAATCTAGCATCTGGAACAAACGTATATCCATTCAATAGATCTTTTATTTTCATGCGTTTTTTATTAGGTAATTGGAGTTCTTCGATTTGTATCATGTTTTTACCACAGGCAACAATCATCTCCCCGTTTTCTATAACAAAACTTCCGGGTTTCATTTTGTGATGTTTTTCAACGACTTTACTTTTGTGAATTTTCACAACCATTTGCTCTTTATTATATAAAAAAGCTTTTGCTACTGGATAAGGATACAATCCTCTTATTAGTGCGTCAACTGTCACCGCATTTTTTGTAAAATCGATGAATGTGTTTTCACTATTGAGTTTGGGAGCTTCTTTTAGATCCGTATTATCTTTTTGTAGGGAGGTAGTAACTGTGCCCGCAGCGATACTATTAACGGTTTCCAAACTCAGTTGTGCTCCAATAGACATTAGTCTTGTATAAAGTGTTCCTACGTCTTCTAATGGATCAATAGGAGTCTCTTTGTTGGAGATAATAGCGCCAGTGTCAATTTTATCATCTATAAAGAATGTTGTTACACCAGTTGCTCTTTCTTGATTTATAATTGCCCAATTGATAGGGGCTGCCCCCCTGTATTGTGGCAATAGGCTTGCGTGGAGATTAAATGTACCTAAAGGAGGCATCTTCCATACGGCTTCTGGTAGCATTCTAAAGGCTACGATAACCTGCACATCTGCTTTAAATGAAGCTAGCTCCTTTAAGAATTCGTCTGCTTTTAAGTTTTTAGGTTGCAAAACGGGAAGATCATGTGCTACAGCATATTTTTTTACATCACTCTCATTAATTTTCCTTCCTCTTCCCGCAGGTTTGTCTGGAGCTGTTACCACAGCCGCTATTTCATGATGTGATTTTTGCAATGTATCCAATACGCCAGTGGCAAATTCTGGTGTACCGAAGAATACTATCTTTAAGGACTTATTCATTGATTTTATATTTATTATGGCTAGTTAAAATAACTTTCTTTTGTTCTAATAATGTTTTTAGATGTGCGACCACCACATCTTTATGTTCATTTATTCTTTTACAGATCTCTTGACTATCAAAGGGCTGCTTGCGTAATAGGGTGATAATTTGTCCTGAGGTAGTTCTAACTACTGCGCTCAAACAGTTGCTACAATGGCCACAATCGGTGTCAGTTTTTTCGTCAAAATATTCCAATATCATTCTATTGATACAAGTGGTTGTATTGGTTACCAGCTGTACTAATGACTTTAGTTTATTAAGCCTCAGCGTATTCTGTCGTTCTAGTTCTCTTGAGAATCTATTGATGGTACGATCATCATCTCTAGGAACTAAATAGGTGATTTGTAAATCTGTATTGGTAATAGTAGCTTCTATCAATTCTTGATCGTGCAGCAACTGCAGTGCTTCATTTACTTCTTCTTCACTCGTATTACTTCGTGTAGCGATCAAAGCTGTATTGATTTGTAGCACGTGATTTTTACTGCTTCCATAAGTGCGCAAGATGGCCTGTATAATTGCATTGACAACAGGTCTATTTTGGGCAAAGGAAATGATTCTTGTTCCGCTTTCGCGAAAGCTGACACTACAACGTCTATGATAACCTTGTGCAAGACTGATCACACTAAATCTGTCTAAGGCGTTAAGGGCGCTGTATGCTTGCATACCGTTTAATTGATAGGTGGCGCAAAATTTTGAAAAGGAAAGAGGATGAGTTTGCTCTTCTCCTTCACCTATGGCTATTCTCAAATAATTAGATAATTTGCGATAGATAAATTTGAGATAATCTGCCGTAGGTTGTGATTTCACAAACTGATTGTACGCATGTTCAATATCATTGCGATTGTAAATAAAATAAGCAATACTGTCATCACCATCCCTACCGGCTCTTCCAGTTTCTTGATAGTAACTCTCAACGCTGTCAGGTAATTGCATGTGAACGACGCTACGCACATCTGGCTTATCGATCCCCATACCAAATGCATTTGTAGCTACCATCACCTGTATTTTATTATTCATCCAGGATTGCGCAGTACGGGTTCGTATTTTATTAGAAAGGCCACCGTGATAGAATCCTGAAGTAATTTGAGCTTGCTGAAGGAGTAAAGTGAATTCTACGGCATTCTTTCTACTTCTTACATAGGTGATACTGCTACCGGGATAAACCGTGTAAAAATGACGTAGTGCTTGTCGTTTATCTCCAGTGTTTTCTATTTTGTAATGAATGTTGGAACGCTCATAACTAGACTTGAATACTTGTGCATCTTCCAGTTCCAAGACGGTGACTATATCTTCTTGTACCGCTTGGGTTGCTGTCGCTGTAACCGCAATTATAGGAACTCGAGGATGCAACTCTTTTAACGTAATGATCTGTCGGTAGGCAGGTCTAAAATCATGGCCCCATTCACTGATGCAATGTGCTTCATCAATAGCGATCAGATTGACATTCATTTTAAGAATACGTTCCTTAACTAACGCTTGTTGCAATCGCTCTGGACTCAAATACAGAAAATCATAATTTCCATAAATACAATTATCCAGTACATCATCTAGTTCTTGGTAAGAAATACCTCCAGTGATTCCTACCGCTTTGATATTTCGCTTTTTAAGTTGGTCGACTTGATCTTTAATCAAAGCAACCAGCGGAGATATGACAATGCAGATACCT of Nonlabens sp. Ci31 contains these proteins:
- a CDS encoding LacI family DNA-binding transcriptional regulator, whose protein sequence is MKKEKVTLKQLADLLNYSISTISKALNNSEEINSDTKLKIIEAARELGYKFSQTSLKTNKTIVVIIPDIRNDFFAQVLNGLEVAATENNFKIITGFSNESYDKEVAYLSALNKESIDGFIIAAARETQQVEKYKHFEELIDLGIPLVMFDRVIDELECDKIVNDDYQSGQRAFDFLLESGDRTICMASTISLLSVGKLREKGIRASVEMNEDVSFLVITASDEEEYSRKIEKALKFDGIQSIIALDQIAGVLALNKAHELHIKIPEELQLICYSDGLLSNYSFPKMSVIDQQALEIGKKAFIRMLNLINNTDKIKVTRVHTLKSSLIKRGTTR
- a CDS encoding START-like domain-containing protein encodes the protein MQDPIKFDLEFPIQASPTLLYQHIATPSGMSEWFADNVNSRGEYFRFIWDGQEEKAKILKRVSGERARFQWDYDEDTKKYFEIRIQVDEITKDVSLMISDFGDDEDEVEEQKMFWENQIGALKKVLGSR
- a CDS encoding aminotransferase class IV — protein: MVIINREFLEEQNAVIPYDNRGTFYGDGVFETLRCYKGKALLFEEHYFRLMSSMRILRMDIPQFFTPEFLEDSIHQLLNKEGLDKNHARIRISVWRKSGGLYTPNDLSVNYSISCSSLEGAFENVSKKEVDLFKDHFVYASLLSTLKTTNKAVNILAGIYASENDYDDLLLLNQDKMVVEAISGNVFLRKGDEIKTPPIDDGCLNGVMRTHIIKQFKKMLNYNFVEETITPFELQRADEIFVTNMIRGVQSVTKYRKKSYSDETANELIELLNDTFFD
- a CDS encoding YqgE/AlgH family protein, encoding MKNVAPEKGSLLVSEPSIIGDDSFSRSVVLLTEFNKEGAVGFILNKPLDCTLDQLIPEITLQLEVYQGGPVETDNLYFLHNIPDLIPDSHLIEDGIYWGGDFHAVSDLLRKGKITGEEIKFFLGYSGWERHQLENELESNSWVVVENTDSKNLLSNNMHDIWKKKMKYLGGDYELWSNAPENPSYN
- a CDS encoding HU family DNA-binding protein, whose protein sequence is MNKTDLIEGMAEHAGISKAAAKKALESFLGNVEGSLKKGDRVSLVGFGSFSVSKRAAREGRNPQTGKTIKIAAKKVVKFKAGSDLQKAVN
- the fmt gene encoding methionyl-tRNA formyltransferase, whose protein sequence is MNKSLKIVFFGTPEFATGVLDTLQKSHHEIAAVVTAPDKPAGRGRKINESDVKKYAVAHDLPVLQPKNLKADEFLKELASFKADVQVIVAFRMLPEAVWKMPPLGTFNLHASLLPQYRGAAPINWAIINQERATGVTTFFIDDKIDTGAIISNKETPIDPLEDVGTLYTRLMSIGAQLSLETVNSIAAGTVTTSLQKDNTDLKEAPKLNSENTFIDFTKNAVTVDALIRGLYPYPVAKAFLYNKEQMVVKIHKSKVVEKHHKMKPGSFVIENGEMIVACGKNMIQIEELQLPNKKRMKIKDLLNGYTFVPDARFDEA
- a CDS encoding ATP-dependent DNA helicase RecQ; translation: MINRSLNILKTVYGFDQFRPLQQEIISSVLEGRDTLALLPTGGGKSVCYQIPGIQLPGICIVISPLVALIKDQVDQLKKRNIKAVGITGGISYQELDDVLDNCIYGNYDFLYLSPERLQQALVKERILKMNVNLIAIDEAHCISEWGHDFRPAYRQIITLKELHPRVPIIAVTATATQAVQEDIVTVLELEDAQVFKSSYERSNIHYKIENTGDKRQALRHFYTVYPGSSITYVRSRKNAVEFTLLLQQAQITSGFYHGGLSNKIRTRTAQSWMNNKIQVMVATNAFGMGIDKPDVRSVVHMQLPDSVESYYQETGRAGRDGDDSIAYFIYNRNDIEHAYNQFVKSQPTADYLKFIYRKLSNYLRIAIGEGEEQTHPLSFSKFCATYQLNGMQAYSALNALDRFSVISLAQGYHRRCSVSFRESGTRIISFAQNRPVVNAIIQAILRTYGSSKNHVLQINTALIATRSNTSEEEVNEALQLLHDQELIEATITNTDLQITYLVPRDDDRTINRFSRELERQNTLRLNKLKSLVQLVTNTTTCINRMILEYFDEKTDTDCGHCSNCLSAVVRTTSGQIITLLRKQPFDSQEICKRINEHKDVVVAHLKTLLEQKKVILTSHNKYKINE